From Allofrancisella guangzhouensis, a single genomic window includes:
- a CDS encoding ProQ/FINO family protein, with protein MSEGRNKLNDFSLLQSLIGGASKIEEKTSRMKQARDKNISKNKADSIKTPVKKIEDKDISFIRIPQYGHRISNKVVDELQNPIVEDSGELVITVDVEKERQKEEAKLFKWLCIRFPKCFDSVNKKPLKIGISEDIEIIYQNEHFAPIDKLVLRNVLRRYVGDTRYHRAVFELKQRFNLQGQPVEDYAPEHVEYSKRRLDEIAEKAEFRAKGLTMKDYYEYKKQQNAEDVETEE; from the coding sequence ATGTCTGAAGGTAGAAATAAATTAAACGATTTTTCATTGCTACAGTCTTTGATTGGAGGGGCTTCTAAAATAGAGGAAAAAACATCTAGAATGAAACAGGCTAGGGACAAAAATATCTCTAAAAATAAAGCTGATAGTATTAAAACCCCAGTTAAAAAAATTGAAGATAAGGATATTTCCTTTATACGTATTCCTCAATATGGGCATAGAATAAGTAATAAGGTGGTTGATGAGCTGCAAAACCCTATAGTTGAAGATAGCGGGGAGCTAGTTATTACAGTAGATGTTGAAAAAGAAAGGCAAAAAGAAGAGGCTAAATTATTTAAATGGTTGTGTATTCGTTTTCCTAAGTGCTTTGATTCTGTAAATAAAAAGCCATTAAAAATAGGTATAAGTGAAGACATCGAAATAATATACCAAAACGAGCATTTCGCACCTATTGATAAACTGGTTTTACGTAATGTATTGCGTCGTTATGTTGGTGATACTCGTTACCATAGAGCAGTATTTGAGCTTAAGCAAAGATTTAATCTACAAGGTCAACCTGTTGAAGACTATGCTCCAGAGCATGTTGAGTATTCTAAAAGAAGGCTAGATGAAATAGCTGAAAAAGCTGAATTTAGAGCTAAAGGTTTGACTATGAAAGATTACTATGAATATAAAAAGCAGCAAAATGCTGAAGATGTTGAAACGGAAGAATAA
- a CDS encoding glycosyl hydrolase family 18 protein: MDIKRKLVSVVTLTLMGSSAFAAEAWSTSNLSSYSAGTIVTDEGKTYKCKPWPQSGWCKIAAYKPAGTYGADAWDETGPGPSPTPSEQVTASVSINGELPTTAEVDFVSSKGTFAVSNGKVTLEYPKDASETYTVKLKNDEGTISPSTVTVSAATTTIALTYTAKPAPEPTPGIKAWDPSAIYNGGDQVTYNGSIYEAKYWTQGNNPETSGEWGPWKLIGEDPAQEMATLDFTIPTKPSFITSDEKPSISIFNENDVKVAEIKNAAWGSKAKIDVPAGKLKVQVASIGTSQGIATPNSFSIAKDETKNISINYKQAQVGSINLTASADNNAVKSTTYTIKNSTGDVVSQGEVNFTSATVIDNLLASDEGLKYTISAKSFTYNGYSYEAQPIVVTVTTGNSADAQLNFTTTKIASVRVIVTVSDMPNDKETTLHFTSNSGSSQLLKVADNGVYTEELPKDGDTWNITADNISGYKANINPNSFVADQDSINLKVMFAVLPEASKQLSIFWCGFSKDFCGQSDADDVYPTATIVIMAFANSKSDGSLDVDVMPTDLIKKWQNDGKKVLISIGGQNGHWDSLFEHPDTFVESLTKIINDNNLDGADLDIEGYSTPPAVVADTIHKLRQALGSDKLIVVSPENVTVYPSPTIPVPSTGGTVWNYFVPILNEALDDINYVQPQMYNNNYISAKPATAEFIEENYLGWMNKLEYKIPGFSGVPENKLIIGLLASPSAGISTYYAEPTEVKKAVQVLESNYNINVGGIMFWDSNWDKLNNYAIGKASSEALGLE, encoded by the coding sequence ATGGATATAAAAAGAAAATTAGTCTCGGTAGTAACCTTAACCCTAATGGGGTCTTCAGCTTTTGCTGCTGAAGCCTGGTCTACTTCCAATCTAAGTAGCTATTCTGCAGGTACTATTGTAACTGATGAGGGCAAAACTTATAAATGTAAACCTTGGCCACAGAGCGGCTGGTGTAAAATAGCTGCATATAAACCTGCTGGAACATATGGTGCTGATGCTTGGGATGAAACAGGTCCTGGGCCAAGTCCAACTCCTTCTGAGCAGGTTACAGCAAGTGTTTCTATTAACGGTGAACTTCCTACTACCGCTGAAGTTGATTTTGTAAGTTCAAAAGGAACTTTTGCTGTTTCAAATGGTAAGGTTACTTTAGAGTATCCAAAAGATGCTTCAGAAACTTATACCGTTAAACTTAAAAATGACGAAGGAACTATTTCTCCTTCTACAGTAACAGTTTCAGCTGCTACTACAACTATTGCGTTAACTTATACTGCAAAGCCTGCCCCTGAACCTACACCAGGGATAAAAGCTTGGGATCCTTCCGCTATTTATAATGGAGGCGACCAAGTAACCTATAATGGCTCTATATACGAAGCTAAATATTGGACTCAAGGTAACAATCCTGAAACTTCTGGAGAATGGGGACCTTGGAAGCTAATAGGTGAAGATCCTGCTCAAGAAATGGCTACGTTAGATTTTACAATACCTACAAAACCTAGTTTTATAACATCAGATGAGAAACCTAGTATAAGTATTTTCAATGAAAATGATGTTAAAGTAGCAGAAATTAAAAATGCAGCCTGGGGTTCTAAAGCTAAAATAGATGTACCAGCTGGTAAACTAAAAGTCCAAGTAGCATCTATTGGAACAAGTCAAGGTATAGCAACTCCTAATAGCTTCTCTATAGCTAAAGATGAAACTAAAAACATTTCAATAAATTATAAGCAAGCACAAGTAGGATCTATAAACCTAACAGCTAGTGCAGATAATAATGCGGTTAAATCAACTACTTATACAATTAAAAATAGTACCGGGGATGTAGTATCACAGGGAGAGGTTAACTTCACATCAGCTACAGTAATAGATAATTTACTAGCTTCAGATGAGGGCCTAAAATACACTATTTCTGCTAAAAGCTTTACTTATAACGGTTATAGCTATGAAGCTCAACCAATAGTTGTAACTGTTACAACAGGAAACAGCGCAGATGCGCAGCTTAACTTTACTACTACAAAAATAGCTAGTGTGAGAGTAATCGTAACTGTATCAGATATGCCAAACGATAAAGAAACAACTTTACATTTTACAAGTAATAGTGGCTCTAGTCAGTTATTAAAAGTAGCAGATAATGGTGTATATACAGAAGAATTGCCAAAAGATGGTGATACTTGGAATATAACAGCTGATAATATCTCTGGATATAAGGCTAATATAAACCCTAATTCTTTTGTCGCTGATCAGGATAGTATCAATCTAAAAGTCATGTTTGCGGTTCTTCCAGAAGCTAGTAAGCAACTTTCTATCTTCTGGTGTGGATTTTCAAAAGATTTTTGTGGTCAGTCAGACGCCGATGATGTTTATCCAACAGCAACTATCGTGATTATGGCTTTTGCTAACTCAAAATCAGATGGATCTTTAGATGTTGACGTGATGCCAACAGATCTTATCAAAAAATGGCAGAATGATGGCAAGAAAGTTTTAATTTCCATTGGTGGACAAAATGGGCATTGGGATAGTTTATTTGAGCATCCTGACACATTTGTAGAAAGTTTAACCAAAATCATAAATGATAATAATCTTGATGGAGCAGATCTAGATATCGAAGGTTATTCAACTCCTCCTGCAGTAGTTGCTGATACTATACATAAACTAAGACAGGCTCTAGGTAGTGACAAGCTAATTGTTGTCTCTCCTGAGAATGTTACTGTATATCCTAGTCCTACTATTCCTGTACCTAGCACGGGTGGGACAGTATGGAACTACTTTGTACCTATACTTAATGAAGCATTAGATGATATTAACTATGTACAGCCTCAAATGTACAATAATAATTACATAAGTGCAAAACCTGCTACAGCAGAATTTATTGAAGAAAATTACTTGGGTTGGATGAATAAGTTAGAATATAAAATCCCAGGATTCTCTGGGGTGCCAGAAAATAAGCTTATAATAGGCTTACTTGCATCTCCATCAGCAGGTATTTCTACATATTATGCTGAACCAACAGAAGTTAAGAAAGCTGTGCAAGTGCTGGAAAGTAACTATAATATTAACGTTGGTGGTATTATGTTTTGGGATAGCAATTGGGATAAATTAAATAACTATGCTATTGGAAAAGCATCATCTGAAGCGCTTGGTCTAGAATAG
- a CDS encoding TVP38/TMEM64 family protein, which yields MNKIKRYLPIIILIVGLVLFFAFGGQKYLTLAMIKQRYNSLLVWTHTHFWLSSLIFIVTYIIIVAFSVPGATVMTLLGGFLFGLFPGVVWVILGATIGSCLIFLAVKTAFGESLKTKASGSIEKLRNGFEDNAFNYLLTLRLIPIFPFFAINIACGALGIRLSTFFWATLIGIIPGSLIYTWVGTGLGFALQQDKELNMSVIFELQFILPIIGLAILSLVPVIYRKIKRA from the coding sequence ATGAATAAAATTAAACGTTATTTACCAATAATAATACTGATTGTAGGATTAGTATTATTTTTTGCTTTTGGAGGACAAAAATACCTGACATTAGCAATGATAAAGCAACGCTATAATAGTCTATTAGTTTGGACACATACTCATTTTTGGTTAAGTTCTTTAATATTTATTGTTACCTATATCATTATTGTAGCTTTCTCAGTACCTGGCGCTACTGTCATGACCTTACTAGGAGGTTTTTTATTTGGTTTATTTCCTGGTGTGGTCTGGGTTATTTTAGGTGCTACTATTGGCTCATGCCTAATTTTTCTGGCAGTCAAAACCGCCTTTGGTGAGTCACTTAAAACTAAAGCTAGTGGTAGTATTGAAAAACTGCGTAATGGATTTGAGGATAATGCCTTTAATTATTTACTTACCTTGCGCTTAATTCCAATATTCCCATTTTTTGCCATTAACATAGCTTGTGGTGCACTAGGTATTCGTCTATCTACATTCTTTTGGGCTACTCTAATTGGCATTATACCAGGTTCATTAATCTATACATGGGTTGGTACAGGTTTAGGCTTTGCATTACAGCAAGATAAAGAATTAAATATGAGCGTTATTTTTGAACTACAATTTATTCTACCGATTATTGGCTTAGCTATTTTGTCATTAGTTCCGGTTATTTACAGAAAAATTAAGCGAGCGTAA